Within Pygocentrus nattereri isolate fPygNat1 chromosome 17, fPygNat1.pri, whole genome shotgun sequence, the genomic segment GCCTCTAGTGCTTAATATTACTTGACTTTATACTATTCACTATTATTTACTTCTATATATTCCAGCACTTTGGTCAACCGGTGTTGTTCTAAAcgttaaattattaataaaaataaaattacttactaataatacaaacaaaaccttcttctctctccttttctttatttctcaatatttctttacttcttattttctttccttAAAATTGGAATTctccagtccaccttaaatggcgccgTAGTCGTTATAACGCCCGAAGCGCTCTAATGGAGCTggtgctccatttaaggtggaccggagaGTTAGGGTATACTTTACTCGAGCGTGTTGAGCCTCcgtcctcttctctcctcctccctgcAGAGCCTTACTCCGCTTCAGATCCACTCGCTGCTGGACAGAGCTCGCCCCGCCGGAGGCGCAGCGCAGCACGGGGACAGCGAGGGTCCGGCCGCGGAGAGAGGCGAGACTCCAAGCCGCGGCAGAGCCGAGCAGCGCCCGCATACACAGCGCCATGACCGCACACACCGAGCAGGAGGACGCGGAGGATCAGCGAGATTACGCTGTACTCTCTCTCCACCAATCACAGCCCAGCGCCGCGAAGCAGCAGCCAATCACCGTCCTCCTACAGAGGGGCCGTGTGAGTGAGAGCCTATCGGAGGCGAGCGGACCGGAGAGGTCATTTAACGCCTGGAGAAGCTGAATGTCAGTCACGctgccaaaataaaagtctagtCATTGATGATTttactcattcatttatttgtttgtttgtttatcattttattgtgtttccctttgtgttattttaggttatattgctgctgttaatttacttattttattaggtcagtagagacaagacggaatacatgtgtgtgaatgagagggaggcaggtggaaaggtgaagatgcaaggagtagaggtcgtaaaggtggatgacttcaaatatcttgggtcaaccatccagagcaatggacagtgtagaaaagaggtgaggaagagggtgcaggcaggatggagtgggtggagacgggtgtcagggctgatgtgtgagagaaggatagcagcaagagtgaaagggaaggtttacaagacagtagtgcgtcctgctatgatgtatggtttggagactgtggctctgtctaaaagacaggaggctgagctggaggtggcagagatgaagatgctgagattttggttgggagtgacaaggatggacaagattagaaatgaacagatcagagggacagtgaaggtggagcagttaggagataaagccagagaggccaggttgagatggtttggacatgtgttgaggaggaatagtggatatattggtcaaagaatgttggagatggagctgccgggtagaaggagaagaggtagacctcagagaaggtttatggatgtagtgaaggtggacatggagatggttggtgtgaaagtagaggaggcaatggatagggcaagatggaggcagatgatccgctgtggcgacccctaaagggagcagcagatatatatataagaagaagattgtgtgtgtatatatatatatatatatatatatatatatatatatatatacacacacacacgtcatgCTGTCAATGTAAAagtcctttctctctcactattaACATTTAGCACTTTCTTGGGCCTcaaagtgactttttttttttttttgcaaaagggTAAAAGTATTTATGACACCAGCCAAGacctaaaacctaaaaaaatgaGATGAATGGCATCCAATATGCTGTACGGACTATTAAACACTATATGATTTCATTCAAATTTTTTTCaactaaattaaatgtaaatctgttataaagaaaaaacaaaatatgaaagcATAGACGAACAAGACAGTCAGATTTAAATGGATCTGTGGTCTTAATATTCTGTGAATGGCATGAGTGCTGTCCTATGGAAACCGGTTTTCtaaaattatgacttagtatctcataattatgagttTGGATTATTATGAGATAGAATTTCATTAGTATGAGAGAGAACCGTGTTTTGTTTAAAAGGGTGCGTCAAAGCAGGAAAACCACttaaatgtgcaggacagtgggcctccaggaccagggatgAGAAACACTGTAATAGAATGTCATAAATATGAGCTCGAGTTTATAAATCGCTTATTTTTAAGCGAGAACTTTTACTTTGACACAATTATTCACTATTGTGATAGGTGCCGAAGTCACAGTGCCTCGGCTCTCGTACCAGCTCGCACCGGCTCCGCTAATTGTTGGGCTAATTTGCGGATTTggtacggagccccgctggtgacatcctgtataaataaaaatgatgagtggccacgccttattaagaTATGGGAATgggatcctaatgtgtggccacgacttagtaaggcgtcgGAATgggatgattaagtcgtggccatgagttagtaaggcatgggaacgagatcacggcttactaagttgtggccatgcatcaggatctcgttcccacgccttacttagtcgtggccacgcattatttcgCTGGTGACGacttgtataaataaaaataatgagtggCCACGCCTTGTTAACACGTGGGAACGAGGTCCTAATGCgcggccacgacttagtaaggcgtgggaacgagaccGCGGCTTACttagtcgtggccacgcattaggatctcctTCCCACGTTTCagtaagtcgtggccacgacttgaTCATCTCATCagcattatttttttacttatgtAGGacgtcaccagcggggctccgtaggaTTTGCGCTCCTTGTTTCCGCCTGCAGGGGGCGGCCGAGCGCGGAGCGCTGAGCGgctcttcttctcctccactCTGCCCGATGCTACGGAGCCGCTAACGGCTAACGCGCTAAAGCGGAAGGAAAAGGACACAAAGGCGCGGATTTAAACGGTCAAAACGCGCTTTTTCCACAAAAACGGGAGTTTGTGAGGAAAACCGGGGAGGAAAGGAGCGACGAGCGCTGTAACACCCACGGAGAATAACCGCAGCAGCGCGGGGCTAACAGTGCTAACGGAGCTAACGGGGCTAACAAGGCTAACGGGGCTAACGGCGCCTTTCCCGCCCGCCGACAGCAACGCGGATCGACCCGCCGTGTAGCGGCGAGTGAGTGCGGCGGAGCGCGGACAGCGCGCTCGCAGCTCGGGCGGAGGAGAGAGGGAGCCGCTCTGCGGAGGCTCCGGGAGGCCGAGCTTTGTCTGCTCAGGTTTATCGGGCTTGTTTACCGGTTTCAGGCTTTTCCTCCAAACTGAACACCGCAGGTTTGCCTGTTCAGCTCAGCCGGTCCGCAGATGTTCTGACATTATAAACTCCCACTAAATCAGCTTTGATTCCTCTGTTAATGACGTTAATTCGGGACTAAATCCCCGCTTTTAACATCACAGACAAGGGTTTTAACCCTCAGATGCATGTAGAGAGCAGAGAACAGGAAGGATTAATCCACCCGAATCTGTTcggaaaatgtaatttttcttcccccccccccttgCATTTCATGTTAGACCCCATTGCATTTCATGTTAGATCCCATTGCATTTCATGTTAGACCCAGAATACATGAGGAGCTGGTTTAGTTGGTGGGGTTCAACACTGGGGTCAGTTCTAGTGTGAGATGTCTCTGCTTTCCAGTTCTGCTGTTTCCAGTGGTCTGTGGCTCCAACCAGGCTGAGCTCAGGACTTTCATTGTTGTTATTATCATAATTATTATCATCTGTATCTGGAGCTCtgtgtctgtccatctttcccTCCAACTCTGAGTTCTGCCCCATTCAGACAGAGATGAACCCCTCCAGCGCCACCTCGCTCTACCTGGCCGCTTGTCGTGCGGCGCTCAGGTGTGACCCTCAACAACCTGAGAGCTTCACTGAGCTCTACGACCTGTTGCCCTTCTTCAGGGACGCGCTGTCCTGCCTGGCCTGCGGTACGCACCTCTGTTTAGTGCCAAACACTCCAGGGGTGTccagatatttttggtttttcCAGTCTTTAGCATTGGCTTAGGGCTGAAAGACAGACAGGCGGAGGGAAAGTTCACTATTACAGCAAACGTCTTGTGATACGCTGTTACACAGATGCATAAACAGACAAAGAAGTGaagatatataatataatatataatgcgCATTATGAGAATAAGCAGGTGAACGCGCATAAACACTGGTGCACATCACGTCCAGCGAATGAACCGAGTGaccaaacactgtaaacaaatacatgtgGTAAACATTGTATATGCACGGGTATATAAACAAGCAGCAGTGCAATATGCTGTATTtatggatgtaaacaaagtggtaGTGCATAATGAAGATTATTTTTAGTGCAGTTACAATGAAATCAGTTCATTTCACGATCATGGACCTAAACAACTTCTATCAAAGTCACGAATAATCTCCCTTCATCTGGGAAGTCAGATTATTTCAAAATGGTCAGCAGAGACCATTACGGTGATACGCCAGCAATCTGTCACCATCGTGAATTAAAATAACTATTATTGCTGGTATTATGTGTTATGTAATATAATGCAGCACAGGAGATGATATATAATGTGAAGGATTATTAACATTCTGTATATGTAGTGTAGTAATGTAAATGCGTATTATTTATAATCATGTTCAATAAAGTGTGCACCCATATTGGCCATTAAGGTCATGTGATTCtgtcaaatgtaaaaaaaaatgtaattataaaaataacaattgaATTATGGTGAAGTTTAAGATGTTGTTATGACataataaaatctaaataaaacaccaaaaatgccATGTGTAAATAATGCTTtagtaaataatataaaaaaataaatataaaaataagcaaaatcaACTATGTTGTAGTGCATGTCCACAACCTAAAGAAAACTAATAAAcgtatgtaaaaataataaataataataaattagacAAAAATCAGTGAGCTGAGTTTGGACATTTTGGGAGGAATGGAAGAGCGCAAAACAATAGTTGTTTATCTCGATAATTAACCTTAAATTTTGCActaaaaatagtggaaaatgcagtttttacTGTGTTCCTCTTATTTACACTCAAAGTCAACAACAGCTTGGAAACAGACCAAACATCTGCATCCGACTTTGAAATGATGAGTACGTTCCTGTTCTGTTCCTCTTCTAGGTAATCTGCTGCGGGACCCGGTGGCCCCAAGTGCCTCGACCTGCCAGCACTTCTTCTGCAGAGGCTGTGAAGGCGGGACGCTGAGGATGAAGCCGCCATGCGGCTGCTGCAGGAACGCTCAGCAGTTTGAGGAGAACAAGCAGCTGCAGGTTCTGGTGGACTGCTACAGGAGCCTGTGCGAGTATGTGTGGGTGATCACGGCGGCAGAGCAGAGCACCTCGCGGATCAGAGGCTATGTTGAGGTCATGAAGATGCTGGAGGAGGTGCTGGAGGTGAAGCaggagcaggtggaagagaagaTCGTAGAGGTTCCTCAGGAGGCTAAGGAAAGCTCTCAGAGTTTTAAAACGGAGGCGAGTTCTCCGTGCCCGATTTCTGTGAATAAAACTGACCCTGATGCTGGAGTCGATGGCCAGAAGGTTGAAAATGTGTCATCGTCTAAGGACATCAAAACCGAGCTAGAACCATCCAGGCTGATCACGTGTTCTGGTGTGGATCATCATCTTGCTGTGCAGCAGTTCAGCACTGATACTGTTACTATAAACATCTCAAATGGCAATGTCCTCCACGATGGCTGCACCAGTCCTATTCTCCTGAGTGTAGAGGAGGTTCTCAACAGCCTCGAGTCTGAATGTTCCACCAACCAGGCTAAGTCAAAAGTTCCACTAAGCGACAGCAGAAGCAAAAGCTCTGGTGAGGTCCTTCAAGCCTTTCAGGCCACCCCTAGTGGTGCTCTACCACCTGCCCACCCTCAGCAGCCTCAGACGGGCATCACCTGCCAGGCAGCGGCCCACAGGAAGGTCCACCTGAGCCGGAAGCGTTCGCGCTCCGAGAGCGACAGCGAGATGCTCCAGCCTGTGCCCATCGCCTGCTTCACCCAGAAGCCTTCTGTGGCCTCCACGGTGCCTCCGCAGGCAGCGTCCGAGCCCAAAGCTCAGAATCGGGCAGCTGGAGTCCAAAATGGGGTGGTGCTGAAGGTCAGCAGGATGCTGCTGGACTCCACGAAGAACATTCAGAAGAACGCTGAAAGCCTCGGAGCCAAAAAGGTTCCCACTAAGACTAAAATCGGCACCCCCAAGCCCAAACCCAAGCCCAAGGTGTCTGATGGTGCGCTCCCAGGGAACCCCACCAAAGTGGTGTATAAAAAGCCCCCAGAGAAGAAAGGCTGCAAGTGTGGAAGAGCCACGCAGAACCCAAGTGTCCTTACCTGCAGGGGGCAGCGCTGTCCGTGCTATTCGAACCGTAAAGCCTGCCTGGACTGCATCTGCAGGGGCTGCCAGAACTCCTACATGGCCAACGGAGAGAAGAAGCTGGAGGCCTTCGCAGTGCCCGAGAAGGCCCTGGAGCAGACCCGCCTCACCCTGGGCATCAACCTTACCAGCATCTCGGTCATGAGCACCGGAAGTAACCCGGGAGTCCTCAGCCTTTCGGCCAGACCCCAGATGGCCTCCTTCCTCAGCGCCAGCCCAGAGAAGGAGCCCAGCTTTGAAGACCCGCTGGAGATGCGCTTTGACTGTTAGTGGCTGTGATATGATGTCTGTCCTACAGGCGGTGTGAAGACAGGCAACTACAATCCTGCCCTTCAGCTCAGAGCGGTACTTCAGCCAGAAACCTGATCGATCACCCTCACCTCGGATCTATCAGCCAGGACCGCGACCGGAGCTGTGGGGCTAAAGCCAACGAGGCTTTCTGGCCAGGGGTGTACAAACCTCTGTACAtgcttagcaaaaagggttctatatggtaccaaaaaagggttctttggcttggggaacccttttcaataaggttcagcacactctccatcaatccagAGAACCCGTTTCACCAcacagagaaccctttaatcatgtggTCAAAAAGTATTGGCTTGACAATGCATGAGtaccaaaagtaaaagtacacacttagcaaaaaagggttctttggcttgtaacaatagtggaacccttttccatctacagcacattctccatcaatctgaagaaccctttaatcgtgcagagaattctttgagtgttcatgcttctatgcagaaccattttcttaactaaagagcccctttaagaaccatctttattttttacattttttatcttttttaaagagtgtagatacTTTCGAGTAGTTGTAGGTATTACTTTAATTAACAAGTTCTATGAAGGTTCTGTTAGTTGTTCATAGAACGATATCCACAATAACTGTACAATAAGTAgataagatggttctttagttaagaaagtggttctatgtagaaccatgaccaGTTGAGGGATCCTTTGCATAACCGAGTGGTTGGTTGCAGCGTGAACGCGTTCTTCAGGTTGGTGGAGaattgctgtagatggttctagatTTAGGTTATAGCACCAAATAtgttcctctattgttacaaactAAAGAACCTGTTTTTTGAGGGTTTTTTGCTACTGTATAGACccttttttgctaagagtgtactTTTGCTACTCGATTACATTCTCAAGTACTTGAATACTTTTTGATACTTTTACTATTTGATAACATTTTACCAGAGAAATGTGAACCTTTACTCATTGTTCATTTGTCTGTCGCTGGTCAGAAAGTGTGTGAGCAGTTAGCcgtgatgctaattggtggggtataaaaTTCCATTGCTGGTTAACTACATTAGCCGTGTAGCTTCAGTGCTAACGACACTCCAAGCAGGTCCCTCACCTTGCGGAGGGCGGAGGGTGGAGGGCGGAGGGTGATTTCTggctgaactatcgctttaattgGTATTGTTTGCCAAACACTCTGTGTTCACTCTTATTCTGAACATTTGGTTCTCCAGGTTCTAGCTAATTTGCTGCCGAGGAATCTAACTCTGTTTCTGATTGAGCGGATTTTCCTGGTGATGGGATGTCTAAGTGCTTTGGAAAAGCCCAATATTGTGATAAAATCCTCCAGCAGGTTTAAGCTGAGATATACTgccctttgtttttatttctttattttgttctcAAAATAATCAGTTGTCCTTGTGTTTTAATGATGGTGACCAAGCTTTGGGAAGGTCGGCGCCGCAGGTCGGGCTCAGTCCGAAGGTTCTGTTGGTGAATAAACGCGTTCGTGTTTCCTGGGCATGGATTAAGCCCAGGTTCTAGATGAAACGTCGGCGTCGGTGTTGAGGTGCGGTTGGAGACTGGGTATTAATCCGGGTTTAGGTctaatctgggtctgggaagGGGCTCCTGATGTCTGTCAGATGATGATTTGAGGTCGGAAGCTGAAAGCGAGTCTCTGACTGGTTTAAACAGGTTTAGCTGCGGCTGATTTTCCCTCAGTGGTGATGAAAACGGAGCATATAATCCTGCAAGGCCGGTTCTGTTAAGCTTTATGGGCCTTTTCTCTTATAGTAGTGGTTCACTCTGTTTAACTAATGTTCAGATTATTCccattaaaacacaaactgctgagttttctgagactgaactttgataTTACTGGAATAAAGCGGAATGTAAGGGGTTTAAATGGAAGCAGCCTTTAAATCCTGCTGATTATCCGacatataacacattttctaGTGTTATAGTTATTAGATGTCCATCATCAGCGTTATACCTCCTCAGATTATAAGCTAATGTCCCTCACGTTCCCATCGTGAGTGTCCGCGTGGTCATCCTCACTGCCCGGCCGGTCACCGTGCTTGAACGTAGGAGAGCTTTGTTCTGTGGCGAATGTTTCTACgatgctgttattttatttttttaaagaaatacgGCGAGGATCAGTCGAAGAGAGGGTGGCTTctgtctgcttttatttttccctaTTAACCCATTAATGCCCACAGCAGCTAAAGGTCAGTTCCACCAACATTTCCAGAATTTCTGTGTAGTTAAATACTTAAACCTGATGTTTTagccttaaactccattcatggtggagggatacataatatacagggcgctgtgcggcaaaatagtccccagagaaaacgtattattccaaattttccagtattttccatcaatattccatataaacccagaagactcgtgtaggttttctggtggttctggatggtaaataaaatgtctatatctggcgacgcctggttcccatcaccaccactgtaaagacgtctgaaccatttcacacaaaccgctctgaacctctctgattacacctcacacactgaactATGGGGGGAAATTTTGGAAAAGCAGTGGTATTCCCTTTAAGTAGGTTCCTGGAAAGGTTGAATGTCTGTGTTCTCTGAGCTCTAAGCTCGAATCTGACAAAATAGTCAAATCTATGTGGCtaaaaagtgagtttttagTCACTTAATCTCTCAAAAGAAAATCTAAATgttattgtaaataaaagtgaaatggATGTGATCAGACTAGCTCAGTGTTCCAGATCCTGCTAGATGTTCACCCAGAGCAGAGCTCCAGTCTGGACAGGTTCTGTGGTGTGGcctttctttacagtgtatttGAGTAGCTGTAGTAATTGCTGCCACTAGGGGGGTTTAGCCACTCATCACTCCTGCCTATCCGCTTGGCGTTAATGGGTTAATTAACTGTTTAATGGGTTGATTAACTGTTTAATGGGTTAATTAATGgagctgtttctgtttttctcgaTCACTGGCCGTGTTTCAGTTTGTTCTCTGGTCGTCGtcctgtttgtgttttagaTTAAATTCTCTCTGTTACGCTCTGGGCAGTTCGGTTACGTttcctcttcatcctcttcATCCTCACGTCTCCTTCAGACACTGTCTCTAGGGCTTCGACCAGTGCGTGGACTCCTCTGTTGGTAAGTTTAGGCCGGTGCGCTGTGTAGGATGGTAGTGTCCCTCTGTTCCGTTGTTTTCTTGGCTGTTACTTGAAGATTTTTAGTTTCTTGATTTTGAATTTCTGGGGAACCTTTATTCACTGCCAcctttaaataatgaaaacgaTGGAAtgctacaaaaataaattatagttttttatttcttgtttttcagcCGTTTGTCTGGGTCTGTTTCTCCTGTCAGTATCAATTCTTCATAGACGCAGTTACTCACCAACACCACTAGAGGGCAGGACTCGCTATTGATTGGTAGAACTGTTGCACAAAAATCAGTATTTCAGGATCAGTTTTGagctttttggtcattttatttggGATTCAGTAGTTATTTCCAAAGTTTGGATCCACCACAGAGATGTTGCTACATCTGGATAAATTTATTATTCAGATAATAAATAATCTATTAATGTGTTACAGACGCGTTTCACTGTGTTCCcatgaaatcatttacactgaaAGACTGTCGTATAGATGACCCTGCAGTCCATGATGACCGCTGTTACTCGAGTGTGGGAAAGCGTTCTtaacccaccttgtgcttccactcactggacactttattagaaacacccaccttgtgcttccactcattggacactttattagaaacacccaccttgtgcttccactcactggacactttattagaaacacccaccttgtgcttccactcactggacactttattagaaacacccaccttgttctcccactcactggacacttttttagaaacacccaccttgtgcttccactaactggccactttattagaaacacccaccttgtgcttccactgactggccactttattagaaacacccaccttgtgctcccgctcactggccactttattagaaacacctaccttgtgctcccgctcactggacactttattagaaacacccaccttgtgctcccgctcactggacactttattagaaacacccaccttgtgctcccgctcactggacactttattagaaacacccaccttgtgctcccgctcactggacactttattagaaacacccaccttgtgctcccactcattggccactttattagaaacaccacgttgtgctcccactcactggccactttattagaaacacccaccttgtgctcccactcactggccactttattagaaacacccacctt encodes:
- the msl2a gene encoding E3 ubiquitin-protein ligase MSL2a, with product MNPSSATSLYLAACRAALRCDPQQPESFTELYDLLPFFRDALSCLACGNLLRDPVAPSASTCQHFFCRGCEGGTLRMKPPCGCCRNAQQFEENKQLQVLVDCYRSLCEYVWVITAAEQSTSRIRGYVEVMKMLEEVLEVKQEQVEEKIVEVPQEAKESSQSFKTEASSPCPISVNKTDPDAGVDGQKVENVSSSKDIKTELEPSRLITCSGVDHHLAVQQFSTDTVTINISNGNVLHDGCTSPILLSVEEVLNSLESECSTNQAKSKVPLSDSRSKSSGEVLQAFQATPSGALPPAHPQQPQTGITCQAAAHRKVHLSRKRSRSESDSEMLQPVPIACFTQKPSVASTVPPQAASEPKAQNRAAGVQNGVVLKVSRMLLDSTKNIQKNAESLGAKKVPTKTKIGTPKPKPKPKVSDGALPGNPTKVVYKKPPEKKGCKCGRATQNPSVLTCRGQRCPCYSNRKACLDCICRGCQNSYMANGEKKLEAFAVPEKALEQTRLTLGINLTSISVMSTGSNPGVLSLSARPQMASFLSASPEKEPSFEDPLEMRFDC